Proteins from one Brevibacillus humidisoli genomic window:
- a CDS encoding histidine phosphatase family protein, whose product MKIFFIRHGESEHNLDRSRMATIHDSKHSLTERGRKQAQTTAQFMSEHVKGSATLFTSPYRRTVETARYINALLPENTPFHENPLLREWELGNLYDFQNRSPEAKREYKAAGKFYFRYLNGESLADVYLRSALFMQSVVQRLVRQQFDHVIVITHAAFIQMLLGFLQNWPVEKMENFQPVEHAAVIAVQETDGEYQYEKIFVPVIS is encoded by the coding sequence ATGAAGATCTTTTTCATTCGTCATGGAGAATCGGAGCACAATCTAGACCGCTCTCGAATGGCCACTATCCATGATTCCAAACACAGCCTTACCGAGCGGGGCAGAAAACAAGCGCAGACCACTGCGCAATTTATGAGCGAGCATGTGAAAGGCAGCGCCACCCTCTTCACATCCCCTTATCGAAGAACTGTAGAGACAGCCAGATACATAAACGCCTTGCTCCCCGAGAACACACCCTTCCATGAAAATCCTCTGCTAAGAGAGTGGGAGCTGGGAAATCTATACGATTTTCAGAACCGTTCCCCCGAGGCCAAAAGAGAATATAAAGCGGCAGGAAAATTTTACTTTCGGTATTTGAACGGGGAATCGCTGGCCGACGTATATCTTCGCTCCGCCCTGTTTATGCAAAGCGTTGTCCAACGACTTGTGCGGCAGCAATTTGACCATGTGATCGTGATTACGCATGCTGCCTTTATTCAGATGCTGCTCGGTTTTTTACAGAATTGGCCTGTTGAAAAAATGGAGAATTTTCAGCCTGTGGAACATGCTGCTGTCATTGCTGTACAAGAGACGGATGGAGAGTATCAATACGAAAAGATTTTTGTCCCTGTCATCAGTTGA
- a CDS encoding quinone oxidoreductase family protein has protein sequence MKAIQFREYGDPDVLQVVEVPTPVVKAGEVLIQVKAAGVNFADTMRRRNQYLTKTPLPYIPGSEIAGVVVEVSSGVTRYKVGDRVTALINEGGYAEYVSLSEHKVLPLPENVQDDQAAALLLQGLTAYHLLRTSGRMSQGESVLVHAAAGGVGTLAVQLAKQMGAGQVIAAASSSEKLELACALGADAGVNYSHADWNDKVMELTEGSGVDIVLEMVGGDHVNKSLSCLATFGRLVIYGRAGGEKTQLDPSVLMHRNTSVIGFWLPHMNQDPVLYRESVKELLQYVGEGTVKLIIGERMPLAEAKRAHELLEGRQTTGKIVLIP, from the coding sequence ATGAAAGCGATCCAGTTTCGTGAATATGGAGATCCGGATGTTTTACAAGTAGTAGAGGTTCCCACTCCAGTAGTAAAAGCGGGTGAAGTGTTGATTCAAGTGAAAGCAGCAGGGGTAAACTTTGCGGACACGATGCGCCGCCGCAATCAATATTTGACTAAAACGCCTCTCCCGTACATTCCCGGTTCAGAGATAGCTGGCGTGGTGGTAGAGGTTTCTTCTGGAGTTACCCGTTACAAGGTGGGGGACCGGGTGACGGCCTTAATCAATGAGGGAGGCTATGCAGAGTATGTCTCCCTATCTGAACACAAGGTTCTTCCCCTACCGGAGAATGTACAGGATGACCAGGCGGCTGCCTTGCTGCTTCAAGGGCTTACTGCCTACCATCTCCTCCGGACGTCAGGACGGATGTCTCAAGGCGAATCCGTGCTGGTTCACGCCGCAGCCGGAGGGGTCGGAACGCTGGCGGTTCAGCTAGCAAAACAGATGGGAGCAGGCCAAGTGATTGCTGCGGCAAGCAGTTCGGAAAAACTGGAACTTGCTTGTGCACTGGGAGCAGATGCCGGGGTTAATTATTCTCATGCCGATTGGAACGATAAGGTGATGGAGCTGACAGAGGGGAGCGGTGTGGATATCGTTCTAGAAATGGTCGGGGGAGATCATGTCAACAAAAGCTTGTCATGCTTGGCAACGTTTGGGCGGCTGGTCATTTACGGTCGAGCGGGCGGGGAAAAAACGCAGTTAGATCCTTCTGTCCTCATGCATCGCAACACAAGCGTGATCGGATTCTGGCTGCCGCACATGAATCAGGATCCTGTCTTGTACAGGGAGAGTGTGAAGGAATTGCTGCAATATGTCGGTGAGGGGACAGTAAAGCTAATCATTGGAGAGAGGATGCCGTTGGCCGAGGCAAAAAGAGCCCATGAACTGCTGGAAGGGCGTCAGACAACAGGCAAGATTGTGCTCATTCCCTGA
- a CDS encoding thiolase family protein, with translation MRRDAVIVTAVRTAVARNGGALAKMPPHEYGAIVIKEAMKRAHLKPEMIDDVILGNVLSGGGNIARLCGLKTGLSLDIPGLTVDRQCGSGLNALVLAAQAITAGDGDIYIAGGVESYSQAPYLMEKPAKLYSMKPPAFIRPPLSPSEIGNPPMGITAETLAKTYAISREEQDTFALKSQQKMARAMEEQRFADQIVPIPIPNGKEESYLFDTDEHPRPQTTLEGLARLAPAFQEGGTVTAGNSSGLNDAASVLVIMARERAEQLGQQVLAVVRERAIAGVDPNIMGIGPVPATRKVLEKSGLSLDDLDLIEINEAFAAQVIACDRELQMDPDKVNVNGGAIAHGHPLGATGAILTTKAVHELNRIQGRYALLTACIGGGQGIAAILERED, from the coding sequence ATGAGGCGTGATGCTGTGATTGTTACAGCGGTGCGAACGGCAGTCGCTAGAAACGGCGGGGCTCTGGCCAAGATGCCCCCACATGAATACGGCGCTATCGTGATCAAGGAAGCGATGAAACGGGCTCATTTGAAACCGGAGATGATTGATGATGTGATTTTGGGAAACGTTTTGAGTGGAGGCGGAAATATTGCCCGTTTATGTGGGTTGAAGACAGGCCTGTCGTTGGACATTCCCGGATTAACGGTTGATCGGCAGTGCGGGTCGGGACTTAACGCACTCGTTTTGGCTGCACAAGCGATTACGGCAGGAGACGGAGACATTTATATTGCGGGAGGGGTCGAAAGTTATAGTCAGGCCCCTTATTTGATGGAGAAACCTGCAAAACTGTACAGTATGAAGCCGCCTGCATTTATCAGACCTCCATTATCACCGAGTGAAATTGGAAATCCGCCCATGGGGATTACGGCAGAAACACTTGCCAAAACGTACGCTATTAGCCGTGAAGAACAAGATACGTTCGCGTTGAAAAGTCAACAGAAAATGGCCCGCGCCATGGAGGAACAACGGTTTGCAGATCAGATTGTCCCTATCCCGATCCCAAACGGAAAAGAAGAGAGCTATCTGTTCGATACGGATGAGCATCCCCGGCCACAGACGACCTTAGAAGGCTTAGCACGGCTTGCTCCTGCTTTCCAGGAAGGAGGGACTGTGACTGCCGGCAATAGTTCTGGTTTAAATGATGCCGCTTCCGTACTCGTCATCATGGCTCGGGAAAGGGCGGAACAACTGGGACAGCAGGTTTTGGCTGTCGTACGAGAACGGGCGATCGCAGGAGTAGATCCCAATATAATGGGGATCGGGCCGGTGCCGGCAACGCGCAAGGTATTGGAAAAGTCGGGTCTCAGCCTGGATGATCTAGATCTAATCGAAATCAATGAAGCTTTTGCGGCTCAAGTGATCGCTTGCGACCGGGAACTTCAGATGGATCCAGACAAGGTAAACGTAAACGGTGGCGCTATCGCTCACGGTCATCCACTGGGGGCTACCGGAGCGATTTTAACGACAAAAGCCGTGCACGAACTAAACCGCATACAGGGTCGCTACGCCTTGCTGACAGCATGCATAGGAGGCGGTCAAGGCATCGCCGCCATTTTGGAGCGTGAAGACTGA
- a CDS encoding FtsX-like permease family protein has translation MTFRQFAYNNVTRSKRTYAAFFFSSVFSVMIFFMYAMFIYHPGIEHGEIHSSAAKGMEAAEYIIYLFAFFFLFYSVSAFLKKRQKEFGILFIHGMSRRQRNKLIVLENLLIGILSILFGIALGMVFAKLFFLFAAFLLHTEPLPFYLPWKAIVLTSAAFFALFLVITILTILFLGKQQLIELLKGSKKPKSEPKASLWLSLLSAILIGLGYTAAILAEGAAVPILLFPVSLVVIVGTYFLFSQLSVYTIRRLKRNRRLYWNKTNIITLSDLAFRMKDNARMFFLVCIVSTVAFCAVGTLAAYAGSIRETAMASEPFAFSYTSTTDNPYVAEHLKMMEQSLEKNGSPYTKHSLIVRILDGGENRADTALIKLSDYNAFAQATDNEPFTLQSGEAIELNNTGMPSDRSSTITVNDETLQVDRQALNIVSNGSGTLYIVADEVYEQSKPSSELISTGYVVENWEETMSIAEEMMESISSADTGDAHFSARVIPYQQMRQMANTMLFVGLFVGILFFVASGSFLYFRLYTDLDSDKQQYRAITRIGLTERELSRIVTIQVALLFFVPIVIAIIHSAVAFVSLQNLLKMMFVTSIVQPTAIVLCSFLLVQFFYFLLIRGRYLHHLKQAIR, from the coding sequence ATGACCTTTCGTCAGTTCGCGTATAACAACGTTACCCGCAGCAAGCGAACCTATGCGGCCTTCTTCTTCAGCAGCGTGTTCTCGGTGATGATCTTTTTCATGTACGCCATGTTTATCTACCATCCGGGCATTGAGCATGGAGAAATTCACTCTTCCGCTGCCAAGGGCATGGAGGCAGCTGAATACATTATTTATCTGTTCGCTTTCTTCTTCCTGTTCTACTCGGTAAGCGCCTTTCTGAAGAAACGACAGAAAGAATTCGGCATCCTGTTTATTCATGGCATGTCGCGGAGGCAGCGGAATAAACTGATTGTGCTGGAAAACTTGTTGATTGGCATTCTTTCCATTCTCTTTGGGATTGCCTTGGGGATGGTATTCGCCAAGCTCTTTTTCCTGTTCGCTGCCTTTCTGCTCCATACGGAACCGCTGCCGTTTTATCTGCCGTGGAAGGCAATCGTCCTGACCTCAGCTGCTTTTTTTGCACTGTTTCTGGTCATCACCATTCTGACGATTCTCTTTCTCGGCAAACAACAACTGATCGAATTGCTCAAAGGAAGTAAAAAGCCGAAAAGCGAGCCAAAGGCGTCACTGTGGCTGTCGCTTTTGTCAGCCATACTGATTGGGCTGGGATATACAGCAGCCATTCTGGCAGAAGGGGCAGCTGTTCCTATTCTCCTTTTCCCCGTCAGTCTGGTTGTGATCGTCGGCACCTATTTTCTGTTTTCCCAATTGAGTGTCTACACAATTCGCCGGTTGAAGCGCAATCGCCGACTATACTGGAACAAAACCAACATCATTACCTTGTCCGATCTTGCCTTTCGGATGAAGGACAATGCACGGATGTTTTTTCTGGTCTGCATTGTCTCTACGGTTGCTTTCTGTGCGGTCGGGACGCTGGCAGCTTATGCCGGATCGATACGGGAAACAGCGATGGCATCTGAGCCGTTTGCCTTTTCGTATACCTCGACCACGGATAATCCCTATGTCGCGGAGCACCTGAAGATGATGGAACAGTCGCTGGAGAAAAATGGCTCGCCATACACCAAGCACTCCCTCATCGTCCGAATCCTGGACGGCGGGGAGAATCGCGCAGATACCGCATTGATCAAACTTTCCGATTACAACGCGTTTGCACAGGCGACTGACAACGAGCCCTTCACGCTGCAGTCAGGAGAAGCCATTGAATTGAACAATACCGGGATGCCGTCCGATCGGAGCAGCACCATCACGGTAAACGATGAGACGCTGCAGGTAGACCGTCAAGCCCTGAACATTGTATCCAATGGGTCCGGCACCCTCTATATCGTTGCCGACGAAGTGTATGAACAATCGAAACCATCCAGCGAGCTGATCAGTACGGGATACGTGGTGGAAAACTGGGAGGAAACGATGTCCATCGCCGAAGAAATGATGGAGTCCATCTCATCTGCCGACACAGGAGATGCCCATTTCTCAGCACGTGTCATCCCTTACCAGCAAATGCGGCAAATGGCTAACACGATGCTGTTTGTGGGGCTGTTTGTGGGGATTCTCTTCTTTGTCGCTTCAGGCAGCTTCCTCTACTTCCGGTTGTATACTGATCTCGATTCCGACAAACAGCAGTACCGAGCGATTACGAGGATCGGATTGACGGAAAGGGAATTGTCGCGGATCGTTACAATCCAGGTCGCCTTGTTGTTCTTCGTGCCCATTGTAATCGCGATCATTCACAGTGCGGTTGCCTTCGTTTCCCTGCAAAACTTGCTCAAGATGATGTTTGTCACCTCGATCGTTCAACCAACGGCAATTGTGCTTTGCAGTTTTCTACTGGTGCAGTTTTTCTACTTCCTGCTGATTCGCGGGCGTTACTTGCATCACTTGAAACAGGCAATTCGTTGA